From a region of the Helicobacter hepaticus ATCC 51449 genome:
- a CDS encoding LPP20 family lipoprotein codes for MKSNLLKGSIIASFAVFALSGCGDLFNVGDGSGGANNGLIPPSASNQPMYSPIQAPTYPPMPGYNTNPNLLSKNPKINTLVVEKVEVPGLNKGNLEPKFDRDDEYIGRGGSNNIPNSPMLTPENEITLSAVGIGVSPENSLSPSQAFAMAKRAAIVDAYRQIGEKMYGIRVNAQDTVRDMMLQSSTVKTKVQALIRNAEVLETVYKDGLCQVNMELKLDGRIWHRILSNARA; via the coding sequence ATGAAAAGTAATTTGCTTAAAGGTTCAATCATTGCAAGTTTTGCTGTGTTTGCATTGAGTGGATGCGGAGATTTGTTTAATGTTGGCGATGGCTCGGGTGGAGCAAATAACGGATTAATCCCACCAAGCGCAAGTAATCAGCCTATGTATTCACCTATCCAAGCACCTACTTATCCGCCAATGCCCGGATACAATACTAACCCTAACCTGCTTTCTAAAAATCCTAAAATCAACACTCTTGTAGTAGAAAAGGTTGAGGTGCCCGGTTTAAACAAAGGTAATCTTGAACCAAAGTTTGATAGAGATGATGAATATATTGGGCGAGGAGGGAGCAATAATATTCCTAATTCTCCAATGCTTACACCAGAGAATGAAATTACTTTGAGTGCAGTGGGAATTGGCGTTTCACCTGAAAATTCTCTTTCTCCCTCACAGGCTTTTGCTATGGCAAAAAGAGCAGCGATTGTAGATGCGTATCGTCAAATTGGTGAAAAAATGTATGGCATTAGAGTAAATGCACAAGATACAGTGCGTGATATGATGCTTCAGAGCTCAACGGTTAAAACAAAGGTCCAAGCTCTTATTCGAAATGCTGAAGTGCTTGAAACTGTATATAAAGATGGCTTATGTCAAGTAAATATGGAGTTAAAGCTTGATGGTAGAATTTGGCATAGGATTCTCTCTAATGCACGAGCCTAG
- a CDS encoding glycosyltransferase, which yields MANEQIMFYIIVPIFNVERYLRKCLDSLLSQSYTQWKAILVNDGSTDSSGEIAQEYANKDARFVTLNQENQGQSMARNAGLEYVKNLIISTNPPPQQYLNYIRFLDSDDYLQSYALEHSYHILTQYDVDVLMYSIYIAREPTTYTQVEFDWQVFPSHIEGLYTPTDLILSLGGYAMITSAGSFVSKASLIFENNITFIPHIIYEDIAFCTKSVSKCKNIYISHEQVYNYTLVPSSIMNSFVTRDNADKNYL from the coding sequence GTGGCAAATGAGCAAATAATGTTTTATATCATCGTGCCAATTTTTAATGTGGAGAGGTATTTAAGAAAATGCCTAGATTCACTTCTTTCACAGAGCTATACTCAATGGAAGGCGATTTTAGTGAATGATGGTAGCACAGATTCTAGTGGAGAAATCGCTCAAGAATATGCCAATAAAGATGCTAGATTTGTAACTTTAAATCAAGAAAATCAAGGGCAATCAATGGCTCGTAATGCGGGATTAGAATATGTAAAGAATCTTATCATCTCTACTAATCCCCCCCCCCAACAATATTTGAATTATATTCGTTTTTTAGATTCTGATGATTATTTGCAGAGTTATGCACTAGAGCACTCCTATCATATATTGACACAATATGATGTAGATGTGCTTATGTATAGCATATATATCGCAAGAGAGCCTACCACATATACGCAAGTAGAGTTTGATTGGCAAGTGTTTCCTTCTCATATTGAGGGCTTATATACTCCCACAGATTTGATTTTATCACTTGGAGGGTATGCTATGATAACTTCAGCGGGAAGTTTTGTCAGCAAGGCTTCTTTAATATTTGAAAACAATATTACTTTTATCCCTCATATCATCTATGAAGACATTGCATTTTGCACAAAATCAGTAAGCAAATGTAAAAATATTTATATAAGCCACGAGCAAGTTTATAATTATACACTTGTTCCTAGCTCTATTATGAATTCATTTGTTACAAGAGATAATGCGGATAAAAATTACTTATAG
- a CDS encoding DUF2603 domain-containing protein, whose amino-acid sequence MKASKQEKWLDESGENLGILRRLEGNAMLLAMESGGFSKEDLWFLQDEQGEEYVVFPQKIFVQLLSHIKNIQEEKLVMRLEKDIISQMPIDFDDAMVVAKNALESLRLNDGNLPDINTNTLAKDIKKKYPNLFFDIDYLRKSK is encoded by the coding sequence ATGAAAGCATCAAAACAAGAGAAATGGCTTGATGAATCAGGTGAGAATCTTGGCATTTTACGTCGCCTTGAGGGTAATGCGATGCTTCTTGCTATGGAAAGTGGAGGATTTTCAAAGGAGGATTTGTGGTTTTTGCAAGATGAGCAGGGCGAGGAATATGTGGTATTTCCTCAAAAAATATTTGTCCAGCTCCTCTCACATATCAAAAATATTCAAGAGGAAAAGCTTGTGATGAGATTAGAAAAAGATATTATTTCTCAAATGCCCATTGATTTTGATGATGCAATGGTAGTAGCAAAAAATGCTTTAGAATCTTTGCGTTTAAATGATGGAAATTTGCCAGATATTAATACAAATACTCTTGCTAAAGATATTAAAAAAAAGTATCCTAATTTATTTTTTGATATTGATTATCTGCGTAAATCTAAATAA
- the argF gene encoding ornithine carbamoyltransferase — protein MKHFLTLNDFNRDEILAMVDVALELKYESLHIGNKPYLKGKVLAMIFEKSSTRTRVSFESGIFQLGGQGIFLSHKDIQLGRGEPIKDTARVISSMVDMIMMRTSEHSRLEEFASYSSVPVINGLSDDFHPVQLIADYLTMIECGIYLTHHNPLYPTKGKGGRNPIVAYIGDGNNMAHSWINLAGILGFELRIASPIGYAPKADIITKAQDMCIQSGGKIKILNDAKEAVSNANVVVTDTWASMGQEEQKEQRKCAFANFCVDEAMMSYAQKDAIFLHCLPAYRGQEVSEGVLEGAQSKVFQEAQNRLHAQKGIMLYLARINKIPLVSVE, from the coding sequence ATGAAACATTTTCTCACTCTGAATGATTTTAACAGAGATGAAATTCTAGCAATGGTTGATGTTGCCCTAGAACTTAAATACGAATCTTTGCATATTGGTAACAAACCTTATCTTAAGGGTAAAGTTTTGGCGATGATTTTTGAAAAAAGCTCTACGCGGACACGAGTAAGCTTTGAGAGTGGTATATTTCAATTAGGCGGACAGGGTATATTCCTTTCTCATAAAGATATACAACTTGGACGAGGCGAACCCATCAAAGACACCGCACGAGTGATTAGTTCGATGGTAGATATGATAATGATGAGAACAAGTGAGCATAGCAGATTAGAGGAGTTCGCCTCATATTCATCTGTGCCTGTGATTAATGGATTGAGTGATGATTTTCACCCCGTGCAGCTTATCGCGGATTATCTTACGATGATAGAATGCGGTATTTATCTTACTCATCACAATCCTCTTTATCCCACGAAAGGCAAGGGAGGGAGGAATCCTATTGTAGCATATATTGGTGATGGCAATAATATGGCACATTCGTGGATTAACCTTGCTGGTATTTTGGGCTTTGAATTGCGTATTGCTTCACCAATTGGATATGCACCTAAGGCAGATATTATCACAAAGGCACAGGATATGTGTATCCAAAGTGGAGGTAAAATCAAGATTCTAAATGACGCAAAAGAGGCAGTGAGTAATGCAAATGTTGTGGTTACCGATACTTGGGCGTCAATGGGACAAGAAGAACAAAAAGAACAACGCAAATGTGCTTTTGCAAATTTTTGTGTAGATGAGGCTATGATGAGCTATGCACAAAAAGATGCTATTTTTTTGCATTGTCTCCCTGCATATAGAGGGCAAGAGGTGAGTGAAGGTGTGCTTGAGGGCGCACAGAGCAAAGTATTCCAAGAAGCACAGAATCGCCTTCACGCGCAAAAGGGCATTATGCTCTATTTAGCACGGATAAATAAAATCCCGCTTGTGAGCGTGGAGTAA